In the Malus domestica chromosome 16, GDT2T_hap1 genome, one interval contains:
- the LOC103417234 gene encoding uncharacterized protein isoform X1: protein MLRRSRDSKLNRMIQEDHIVGSSSGIQVCDKPSFEPHNKRRKEDHIVGSSSGIQVCDNPNQISKGQANFQKNKKGNVQKYVDLGDKNYKCIYCGAYFWIKESLKQKSKNNEPLYSLCCQQGKVKLPRPLPTPHFLENLLDPTKGQKSLLFRENIRAYNSMFAFTSLGATVDHTVNNQSGPYIFKISGQVHHLMGSLLPPDGECPKFAQLYVYDTANEIGNRLNAVNCKERNMKLDENIVERLINMFNELNELVQMFRTIRDKFENNSLPSLKISILGRRLNDDKQYGQPTCDEIAGLIVGDIGQFDSNRDIVIEFKDGELKLVLTKAHYIYIYIKENLMKII from the exons ATGTTAAGAAGGTCCAGAGATAGCAAACTGAATAGAATGATACAAGAAGACCACATTGTTGGTTCTTCCAGTGGTATACAAGTTTGTGATAAACCAAGCTTTGAACCTCATAACAAAAGACGAAAAGAAGACCATATTGTTGGTTCTTCCAGTGGCATACAAGTTTGTGATAATCCGAATCAAATTAGTAAAGGTCAAGccaattttcagaaaaataaaaaag GAAATGTTCAGAAATATGTGGATTTGGGAGACAAGAATTATAAATGCATCTACTGTGGTGCATATTTTTGGATAAAAGAGTCTCTAAAACAGAAGTCAAAGAATAATGAGCCCCTTTATTCTCTTTGTTGCCAACAAGGAAAAGTCAAGCTCCCACGTCCATTGCCTACTCCTCACTTTTTAGAAAATTTGCTTGACCCAACTAAAGGCCAAAAAAGTTTATTGTTTAGAGAGAACATCAGAGCTTATAATTCTATGTTTGCATTCACTTCATTGGGAGCTACAGTTGATCACACAGTTAATAATCAATCAGGTCCTTACATTTTCAAAATTAGTGGTCAAGTACATCATTTAATGGGTTCTTTGTTACCCCCTGATGGTGAATGTCCAAAGTTTGCTCAACTGTATGTTTATGACACTGCTAATGAAATTGGAAATCGTCTTAATGCTGTTAATTGTAAGGAAAGAAATATGAAGCTTGATGAGAATATTGTTGAACGTCTAATCAACATGTTCAATGAATTGAATGAATTGGTTCAAATGTTTCGAACAATTAGagataaatttgaaaacaattcTCTCCCTTCTTTGAAAATATCTATATTAGGTAGGCGGTTAAATGATGATAAACAATATGGACAACCTACATGTGATGAAATTGCTGGTTTAATTGTGGGTGATATTGGTCAATTTGACTCAAACAGGGATATTGTCATAGAGTTCAAAGATGGTGAACTAAAACTTGTCCTAACTAaagcacattatatatatatatatataaaggaaaacctaatgaaaataatatga
- the LOC103423640 gene encoding MATH domain and coiled-coil domain-containing protein At3g58210-like, with product MLDAGIDKLISLKEFTDASNGYLVNDDCVVGAEVFVCKEKRAAKAEFLSMSYYSFTYKHVWNVENFSKLDAILDSEPFTVGNKKWKIVLHPKGDSNGKGTHISLFLALADPETLPPRSKTCVEFSLRIVYRMNRKTNHCQKATNQWFDASSPSWGWSHFIALDTFSKAGKGDFVKDTCLVEAEVTVHGNSQIV from the exons ATGCTTGATGCCGGTATTGATAAACTCATCTCACTGAAAGAATTTACTGATGCTTCCAATGGCTATCTGGTAAATGACGACTGCGTGGTTGGAGCTGAGGTCTTCGTTTGTAAAGAAAAAAGAGCAGCCAAGGCAGAGTTTCTATCAATGAGCTATTATTCTTTTACGTACAAGCATGTTTGGAACGTTGAGAACTTTTCAAAGTTAGATGCCATACTTGACTCGGAACCATTCACTGTTGGAAACAAGAAATG GAAGATAGTGCTCCATCCTAAGGGAGACTCGAACGGAAAAGGTACtcatatttctcttttcttagcATTGGCTGATCCGGAAACCCTCCCTCCTCGTTCCAAAACGTGTGTGGAGTTTTCCCTGCGCATTGTCTATCGAATGAATCGCAAGACTAATCATTGTCAGAAAG CTACTAATCAATGGTTTGATGCCTCGAGTCCGAGTTGGGGTTGGTCTCACTTCATTGCACTGGACACTTTCAGTAAGGCCGGCAAGGGCGATTTTGTAAAGGATACTTGCTTGGTAGAGGCCGAGGTCACCGTCCATGGAAATTCTCAAATAGTGTAG
- the LOC103432183 gene encoding uncharacterized protein, with amino-acid sequence MAHGSLDIGAPNSAFSSAQISEHKESTGLSYIDNDDNDDAGGVQVTCFSEVVNETTFHLQIIRLPKQIYAWIGCNSTKFGHLYAAAPMRPNSTVGVTSILGGASDNTGSGIARRLVYNSALQHSEE; translated from the exons ATGGCGCATGGTAGTTTAGACATCGGCGCTCCAAACAGTGCGTTTAGCTCCGCTCAAATTTCCGAACACAAAGAATCGACTGGTCTGAGCTACATCGACAACGACGACAACGACGATGCCGGTGGCGTGCAAGTCACGTGCTTCAGTGAGGTCGTCAACGAAACCACCTTCCACCTCCAAATCATCCGCCTTCCCAAGCAG ATATATGCATGGATTGGTTGCAACTCTACAAAATTTGGGCATTTGTATGCAGCAGCACCTATGAGACCT AACAGTACAGTGGGTGTTACATCCATACTCGGTGGGGCTTCTGATAATACAGGGTCGGGCATTGCTCGAAGATTAG TGTATAATTCTGCCTTGCAACATTCCGAAGAATAG